In Ruminococcaceae bacterium BL-6, a genomic segment contains:
- a CDS encoding conserved protein of unknown function (Evidence 4 : Unknown function but conserved in other organisms) — protein sequence MLGEILGDIAGSRFEFSKPQNFNSKTVRLFEDDCFYTDDTVMSVATKYAVLQKIPYAKAYLLFGKAYPTAGYGPMFQQWLRGPSHAPYQSFGNGAAMRVGFIGEYFQTLEKVKEEAGKSAMCTHDHPDGVAGAQAVASCIFLARQGCSKKEIRNRIEKDYPYNLQRSLRMRRPFAKYDITCAGSVPLAIRCFLESDCWESCIRNVMSITCDTDTVGCIAGGIAHAYYRETGFREMELLKKYLIKPSAGRKTDSFLFDWAVAEG from the coding sequence ATGCTGGGGGAAATTTTGGGCGATATTGCCGGTTCCCGTTTTGAATTCAGCAAGCCGCAGAATTTCAACAGCAAAACGGTCCGGCTTTTTGAAGACGATTGTTTCTATACGGACGATACGGTGATGTCGGTCGCGACGAAGTACGCCGTGCTCCAAAAGATCCCCTATGCAAAGGCATACCTTCTTTTTGGAAAGGCATATCCGACCGCGGGGTACGGGCCCATGTTTCAGCAGTGGCTGCGCGGGCCGTCCCACGCGCCGTATCAGAGCTTCGGGAACGGCGCGGCCATGCGGGTCGGATTTATCGGGGAATATTTTCAAACGCTGGAAAAGGTGAAGGAAGAGGCCGGAAAAAGCGCGATGTGCACCCATGATCATCCGGATGGCGTCGCGGGCGCGCAGGCAGTCGCGTCGTGTATTTTTCTCGCGAGACAGGGCTGCTCCAAAAAGGAGATCCGGAACCGCATCGAAAAAGATTACCCTTACAATCTTCAGCGGAGCCTTCGGATGAGAAGGCCGTTTGCAAAATATGACATTACCTGTGCCGGCTCCGTGCCGCTTGCCATCCGCTGCTTTTTGGAAAGCGACTGCTGGGAAAGCTGCATCCGCAACGTGATGAGCATTACCTGCGACACGGATACGGTCGGCTGTATCGCGGGCGGGATCGCCCACGCCTATTATCGGGAAACGGGGTTCCGCGAAATGGAGCTTCTGAAAAAATATCTGATCAAACCGTCGGCAGGCCGGAAAACGGATTCGTTTCTGTTCGACTGGGCCGTCGCAGAGGGATAA